In a genomic window of Glycine max cultivar Williams 82 chromosome 13, Glycine_max_v4.0, whole genome shotgun sequence:
- the LOC100810088 gene encoding aconitate hydratase, cytoplasmic, whose protein sequence is MASTVSSILRASRSKLSSSSSASLSRTLARSAPRRSPGSSSAATRSFGSAVPRWSHGVDWRSPLGLRPQIRAAAPLIERFHRRIATSATDNPFKGNLTSLPKPGGGEFGKFYSLPSLNDPRIDRLPYSIRILLESAIRNCDNFQVKKEDVEKIIDWENSSVKQVEIPFKPARVLLQDFTGVPAVVDLACMRDAMNKLGSDSNKINPLVPVDLVIDHSVQVDVARSENAVQANMELEFQRNKERFAFLKWGSNAFRNMLVVPPGSGIVHQVNLEYLGRVVFNTEGLLYPDSVVGTDSHTTMIDGLGVAGWGVGGIEAEAAMLGQPMSMVLPGVVGFKLSGKLRNGVTATDLVLTVTQILRKHGVVGKFVEFYGDGMGELSLADRATIANMSPEYGATMGFFPVDHVTLQYLKLTGRSDETVAMIEAYLRANKLFIDYNEPQPDRVYSSYLELNLDEVEPCISGPKRPHDRVPLKEMKADWHACLDNNVGFKGFAIPKDVQGKVAKFDFHGQPAELKHGSVVIAAITSCTNTSNPSVMLGAGLVAKKAHELGLQVKPWVKTSLAPGSGVVTKYLLKSGLQKYLNEQGFNIVGFGCTTCIGNSGELDQSVASAISENDIVAAAVLSGNRNFEGRVHPLTRANYLASPPLVVAYALAGTVDIDFEKEPIGTGKDGNNVYLRDIWPSTQEIAEAVQSSVLPDMFRSTYEAITKGNTMWNQLQVPAETLYSWDPKSTYIHEPPYFKGMTMDPPGAHGVKDAYCLLNFGDSITTDHISPAGNINKDSPAAKYLLDRGVEQKDFNSYGSRRGNDEVMARGTFANIRLVNKLLNGEVGPKTVHIPTGEKLYVFDAAQRYKAEGQDTIVLAGAEYGSGSSRDWAAKGPMLLGVKAVIAKSFERIHRSNLVGMGIVPLCFKSGEDADTLGLTGHERYTIDLPSNISEIRPGQDVTVTTNTGKSFTCTVRFDTEVELAYFNNGGILPYVIRNLIKQ, encoded by the exons ATGGCTTCCACAGTTTCTTCGATCCTCCGAGCTTCTAGGTCCAaactttcttcttcctcctccgcTTCTCTTTCTAGAACCTTAGCTCGCTCTGCTCCTCGCCGATCCCCCGGCTCCTCATCCGCCGCCACCCGCTCCTTCGGCTCCGCCGTCCCGCGATGGAGCCACGGCGTCGACTGGCGCTCTCCGCTCGGCCTCCGCCCTCAGATCAGAGCCGCCGCTCCCCTCATCGAACGCTTCCACCGCAGGATCGCCACTAGCG CTACTGATAATCCTTTCAAGGGAAACCTGACGAGTCTCCCTAAGCCTGGTGGTGGCGAGTTTGGAAAGTTCTACAGCCTTCCGTCGCTCAACGATCCGAGAATCG ATAGGTTACCATACTCTATCAGAATTCTCCTTGAATCTGCCATTCGTAATTGTGACAATTtccaagtaaaaaaggaagatgTTGAGAAGATTATTGACTGGGAAAACTCTTCTGTGAAGCAAGTTGAGATTCCTTTCAAGCCTGCTCGTGTTCTACTGCAG GATTTTACTGGAGTCCCTGCTGTTGTTGACCTGGCTTGCATGCGTGATGCTATGAATAAGCTTGGCAGTGATTCTAATAAGATTAATCCTCTG GTTCCTGTTGATCTTGTCATTGATCATTCAGTTCAAGTTGATGTAGCAAGGTCAGAGAATGCAGTGCAAGCCAATATGGAGCTTGAGTTTCAGAGAAACAAGGAGAGATTTGCTTTTCTTAAATGGGGGTCAAATGCTTTCCGTAATATGCTTGTTGTCCCTCCTGGATCTGGTATAGTACATCAG GTCAATCTTGAATATCTTGGACGCGTTGTTTTCAATACTGAGGGCTTGCTCTATCCTGACAGTGTAGTTGGAACTGATTCACATACAACAATGATAGATGGGCTTGGAGTTGCTGGATGGGGCGTTGGTGGTATTGAAGCAGAGGCAGCAATGCTTGGCCAG CCTATGAGCATGGTGTTACCTGGTGTTGTTGGGTTCAAGTTATCTGGAAAACTGCGCAATGGTGTTACAGCAACTGACTTGGTTCTAACTGTGACACAAATACTTAGGAAACATGGTGTTGTAGggaaatttgttgaattttatg GTGATGGTATGGGTGAGTTGTCATTAGCTGACAGGGCCACTATTGCCAACATGTCTCCAGAATATGGTGCAACCATGGGCTTCTTCCCTGTAGATCACGTTACATTGCAATACCTCAAATTAACTGGACGAAGTGATGAGACT GTGGCAATGATAGAGGCCTATCTCAGGGCAAACAAATTGTTTATCGACTATAATGAG CCTCAACCAGACAGAGTTTATTCATCCTATCTCGAATTGAACCTTGACGAAGTTGAACCATGCATCTCTGGACCCAAGAG ACCTCATGATCGGGTGCCTTTGAAAGAAATGAAGGCTGATTGGCATGCTTGTCTCGACAACAATGTGGGATTCAAG GGGTTTGCTATACCAAAAGATGTACAAGGCAAAGTTGCAAAATTTGATTTCCATGGGCAGCCAGCAGAGCTCAAGCATGGAAGTGTTGTGATTGCTGCAATCACAAGCTGTACAAATACATCAAACCCAAGTGTTATGCTTGGGGCTGGTCTCGTGGCAAAGAAGGCTCACGAGCTAGGTTTGCAG GTTAAGCCATGGGTAAAAACAAGTCTTGCTCCTGGCTCTGGAGTTGTTACAAAATATCTACTCAAGAG TGGCCTGCAAAAGTATCTAAATGAACAGGGTTTCAATATTGTTGGATTTGGCTGTACCACATGTATTGGCAATTCAGGGGAACTAGACCAATCCGTTGCTTCTGCTATCTCTGAAAATG ACATTGTAGCTGCTGCTGTGTTGTCTGGGAACCGTAATTTTGAAGGCCGTGTGCATCCCTTGACAAGAGCTAACTACCTTGCCTCACCACCTCTAGTCGTTGCTTATGCTCTTGCTGGCACA GTTGACATTGACTTTGAAAAGGAGCCAATAGGAACAGGGAAGGATGGAAATAATGTTTACTTAAGGGATATTTGGCCATCCACTCAAGAAATTGCAGAG GCTGTGCAATCCAGTGTGTTGCCTGACATGTTTCGAAGTACATATGAAGCTATTACCAAAGGTAACACTATGTGGAACCAACTACAAGTTCCTGCTGAGACCCTGTACTCATGGGACCCCAAGTCAACATATATTCATGAACCTCCATACTTCAAGGGCATGACTATGGATCCTCCTGGAGCTCATGGTGTGAAAGATGCCTATTGTCTGCTGAATTTTGGTGACAGTATAACGACCGATCACATTTCTCCTGCTGGAAACATTAACAAGGATAGTCCTGCTGCAAAGTACCTTCTGGATCGAGGTGTGGAACAAAAGGACTTCAACTCTTATGGGAGTCGTCGGGGCAATGATGAAGTGATGGCAAGGGGAACTTTTGCCAACATTCGTCTTGTTAACAAGCTCTTGAATGGAGAAGTTGGTCCCAAGACAGTTCACATTCCGACCGGGGAGAAGCTTTATGTGTTTGATGCAGCCCAG AGATACAAGGCTGAAGGGCAGGACACCATTGTGCTGGCTGGAGCTGAATATGGGAGTGGAAGTTCCAGAGATTGGGCTGCCAAGGGTCCCATGCTATTG GGTGTCAAAGCTGTGATAGCTAAAAGTTTTGAGAGAATTCATCGTAGCAATTTGGTAGGAATGGGTATTGTTCCTCTTTGCTTTAAATCTGGTGAGGATGCTGACACATTGGGATTGACTGGTCACGAACGTTATACTATTGACCTCCCAAGTAACATCAGCGAGATAAGGCCTGGCCAAGATGTCACTGTAACAACCAATACTGGAAAATCTTTCACCTGCACAGTTCGCTTCGATACTGAG GTGGAACTTGCTTACTTTAACAATGGGGGCATTCTTCCGTATGTCATCAGGAACCTCATTAAGCAGTGA
- the LOC102662688 gene encoding uncharacterized protein — MNRRTRPSIPHPFHKYLKPGALARIRDSRISARSHRLNSLLRHQISLHRPPSPSPLPDSNQPQATATAADTGFPFFLARIYGPRCPQRKKLMAAKSILFVPVNPAADSPDLVIDDLLVVN, encoded by the coding sequence ATGAACCGCAGAACCAGACCAAGCATCCCTCACCCCTTCCACAAGTACCTCAAACCCGGCGCGCTCGCCCGCATCCGCGACTCTCGCATCAGCGCCAGATCTCACCGCCTCAACTCCCTCCTCCGCCACCAGATCTCCCTCCACCGCCCTCCCTCTCCGTCGCCGCTCCCCGACTCCAACCAGCCTCAGGCCACCGCCACCGCCGCCGATACCGGCTTCCCGTTCTTCCTCGCTAGGATCTACGGCCCGCGCTGCCCGCAGCGGAAGAAGCTCATGGCCGCCAAGTCCATCCTCTTCGTTCCCGTCAATCCCGCCGCCGACTCGCCCGATCTCGTCATCGACGATCTTCTCGTCGTCAATTGa